One Amaranthus tricolor cultivar Red isolate AtriRed21 chromosome 10, ASM2621246v1, whole genome shotgun sequence genomic window carries:
- the LOC130824939 gene encoding uncharacterized protein LOC130824939 yields the protein MPRYRETLWKEEFNSLESIKAKRGARQGDLMSPLFFVIGIEYLSRILKALREVEYFTFHLRCSKLSLNHLAFVIDLMLFYKRVMQSIKILIQGVEFFSSSSKLFANYTKLEIYLAGVSNEFREMAANSLDFTFESLPVKYLGMPLPFKRYTVADCEYLVDKNDKLNSLLTIILPKRILNQISTVCRSYLWHREAESKSSGNANWVKVS from the exons ATGCCAAGATATCGTGAAACACTATGGAAGGAAgaatt TAATTCCCTTGAAAGCATTAAGGCCAAGCGAGGGGCTAGACAAGGTGATCTGATGTCCCCTCTCTTCTTTGTCATTGGAATAGAGTACCTATCGAGAATCTTGAAGGCACTAAGGGAAGTGGAGTACTTCACTTTCCACCTGAGATGCTCCAAACTAAGCCTCAATCATCTAGCTTTCGTTATCGATCTGATGCTGTTCTACAAAAGGGTTATGCAATCAATCAAAATCCTTATCCAAGGGGTAGAGTTCTTCTCATCAAGCTCCAAGCTCTTTGCAAACTACACAAAATTAGAGATCTATCTAGCGGGGGTCAGTAACGAATTCAGAGAGATGGCGGCTAATTCCCTTGATTTCACCTTTGAGAGTCTCCCCGTCAAATACCTGGGCATGCCTCTCCCCTTTAAAAGATATACAGTTGCAGACTGCGAATACCTGGTTGATAAAAATGACAAATTGAATTCGCTCTTG ACCATTATCCTCCCAAAGAGGATTCTAAACCAAATTAGTACCGTGTGTAGATCATACCTATGGCACAGAGAAGCTGAGAGCAAGTCCTCAGGGAATGCGAATTGGGTTAAGGTCAGCTGA